A genomic window from Gossypium hirsutum isolate 1008001.06 chromosome D10, Gossypium_hirsutum_v2.1, whole genome shotgun sequence includes:
- the LOC107939508 gene encoding probable LRR receptor-like serine/threonine-protein kinase At3g47570 has product MDLNFKKISEEDAVKLELSFTLKEIKETGLNLFSLATTIPVVRGNDTDRRALLQFKAKITGDQLNIMEFWNSSIHFCQWIGVTCGRKHRRVTKLKLRNLKLSGSLSPYIGNLSFLREFDLVDNSFYNQIPQEISGLRRLEALLLTNNSISDEIPSNLSACSKLILVHMSGNQLTGEIPSFLGLLSNLKVLGFVHNSLRGSIPPSLGNLSSLEKLGLRTNALSRIIPEAFGRLRNLSFFTIFGNAISGIGPVPMFNLSNIRIFDIGANKIQGTLHSDLEINMPHLEFFSIAGNQISGQIPISISNATNLNVLEFNGNRFNGNVPSLEKLDTLYNLELGENHLGHGREGDLNFLCTLFNNTKLGFLSIFENNFGGEFSNCISNFSSTLQGLAMDENNILGKIPDEIGNLINLEAFVVVENQLSGPIPLNIGKLQKLKIFYASINFLSRTIPHSIGNLTELTELDIHFNNLQGSIPSGLGNCKNLLLMDLSSNNLSGPIPPEVLGLPSLSILLNLSSNDLTGELSVEVEKLKNLGTLDVSQNRLSALLPENLGSCVSLEKLFLEGNLFEGPIPSSLSSLRGLEALDLSDNNLSSGIPEFLERFGALTYLNLSFNDFEGVIPSEGVFKNASATFIEGNSKLCGGIPELHLSRYVYKGILEANGAVIAVKVLNLLNHRASRSFLVECEALKNIRHRNLVKVLTAISGIDYQGNDFKALVYEFMENGRLEDWLHPSVGMNKPETMRNLNFFQRLNVAIDVAHALEYLHLRCETPIIHCDLKPSNVLLDGEMVGHISDFGLAKIHSGDKLNYSTNESSSIGLRGTIGYAPPEYGTGSELSTNGDVYSYGILLLEMLTGQRPTNERFKEGLSLNNFVKTALPDQVVEIIDPVLLQENVRGGTAAYITLNENNLGNDIHLQCLNSIFEIGLTCSTESPSERMDMSNVITKLCSIRDKLLRPTRLRRGI; this is encoded by the exons GGTCTTAACTTGTTTAGTTTAGCAACAACAATCCCTGTAGTTAGAGGAAATGATACTGATCGACGTGCTTTACTCCAGTTCAAAGCCAAGATAACTGGTGATCAACTCAACATTATGGAGTTCTGGAATAGCTCCATTCACTTTTGTCAATGGATCGGTGTTACATGCGGTCGCAAGCATCGAAGAGTCACCAAGTTGAAACTTCGAAACCTCAAACTCTCTGGATCATTGTCACCCTACATTGGGAATTTGAGCTTCCTCAGGGAGTTTGATCTTGTGGACAACAGCTTCTACAACCAAATTCCTCAAGAAATCAGTGGTTTAAGAAGACTGGAAGCATTACTCCTGACCAATAACTCTATCAGTGATGAAATTCCTTCCAATTTATCTGCTTGTTCTAAGCTTATATTAGTTCATATGAGCGGCAACCAGCTAACGGGAGAAATACCTTCTTTCCTGGGTCTCCTGTCAAACCTGAAAGTATTGGGTTTTGTCCACAATAGTTTGAGAGGGAGTATCCCACCATCGTTGGGGAACTTGTCATCCTTGGAGAAACTTGGTTTGAGGACTAATGCATTAAGTAGGATTATACCTGAAGCTTTTGGACGACTGagaaatctttcctttttcaccaTATTCGGAAATGCGATTTCTGGTATTGGTCCTGTCCCAATGTTCAATCTCTCCAATATTAGAATTTTTGATATTGGTGCAAACAAGATTCAAGGTACTCTTCATTCTGATTTAGAAATCAATATGCCTCATCTTGAGTTCTTTTCTATAGCGGGAAACCAAATCTCTGGACAAATTCCAATTTCAATATCCAATGCCACAAATCTTAATGTACTTGAATTTAATGGAAACAGGTTCAATGGAAATGTGCCTTCATTAGAAAAGCTAGATACACTGTATAACCTTGAACTAGGAGAAAACCACTTGGGACATGGGAGAGAAGGTGACTTGAACTTTCTTTGCACTTTATTCAACAATACCAAACTAGGATTTCTATCTATATTCGAAAATAATTTTGGAGGGGAATTTTCGAATTGCATTAGCAATTTTTCTAGCACCCTTCAGGGTTTAGCGATGGATGAGAACAACATTTTGGGAAAAATCCCTGATGAGATTGGAAATCTCATCAATTTGGAGGCGTTTGTGGTCGTAGAAAATCAACTATCAGGGCCCATTCCCTTGAATATTGGGAAGCTACAAAAGCTAAAAATATTTTACGCTAGTATTAATTTTCTCTCTAGGACTATTCCCCACTCCATTGGAAATTTAACAGAGTTAACCGAGCTTGATATACATTTTAACAATCTTCAGGGCAGCATTCCTTCAGGTCTAGGTAATTGCAAAAATTTGCTTCTAATGGATCTTTCTAGTAACAATCTTAGTGGACCAATACCCCCTGAAGTACTTGGACTTCCATCCTTGTCCATTCTACTAAATTTATCGTCAAACGACTTGACTGGTGAACTTTCTGTTGAAGTAGAAAAACTAAAAAATCTAGGTACATTGGATGTTTCTCAAAATAGATTATCTGCTTTGCTTCCAGAAAACCTAGGTAGTTGTGTAAGTCTAGAGAAGTTGTTCTTGGAAGGAAATTTGTTTGAAGGACCCATTCCATCATCTTTGAGTTCATTGAGAGGTCTTGAGGCATTGGACTTATCTGACAATAATCTTTCCAGTGGGATTCCGGAATTTCTTGAGCGATTTGGGGCATTAACGTACCTAAATCTCTCTTTCAATGATTTTGAAGGAGTAATACCAAGTGAAGGAGTATTTAAGAATGCAAGTGCTACATTTATTGAGGGAAATAGTAAGCTTTGTGGAGGCATCCCTGAGTTACACTTGTCAAG ATATGTATACAAAGGAATTCTTGAAGCGAATGGAGCAGTTATTGCAGTAAAGGTGCTTAATCTTCTGAATCATAGAGCTTCCAGGAGTTTCTTGGTTGAATGCGAGGCTTTGAAGAACATTCGACATCGTAATCTTGTCAAGGTATTAACAGCCATTTCAGGTATCGATTATCAAGGCAATGATTTTAAAGCCTTGGTTTATGAGTTCATGGAAAATGGAAGGTTGGAGGATTGGCTACATCCATCTGTTGGCATGAATAAACCAGAGACGATGAGAAACCTAAATTTCTTTCAAAGACTTAATGTGGCCATAGATGTTGCTCATGCACTCGAATATCTGCACCTTCGTTGTGAGACGCCGATCATTCATTGTGACCTCAAGCCGAGCAATGTTTTACTCGATGGGGAAATGGTTGGTCATATAAGTGACTTCGGCTTAGCAAAAATCCATTCTGGAGATAAGCTTAACTATTCTACTAATGAATCAAGCTCCATTGGATTAAGAGGAACTATCGGCTATGCTCCACCTG AATATGGCACTGGAAGCGAGTTGTCCACAAATGGCGATGTGTATAGTTATGGCATACTCTTGTTAGAGATGTTAACAGGGCAAAGGCCAACAAATGAAAGGTTCAAAGAAGGTTTAAGTCTTAACAACTTTGTCAAAACAGCTTTGCCCGATCAAGTGGTTGAGATTATAGATCCCGTTCTTCTTCAAGAAAATGTCCGAGGAGGAACAGCCGCCTACATCACTCTTAATGAAAACAACCTGGGAAATGACATACATCTGCAGTGCTTGAATTCAATATTCGAAATAGGACTCACTTGTTCTACCGAATCACCTAGTGAGAGGATGGACATGAGTAATGTTATTACCAAGCTTTGTTCAATTAGAGACAAGCTTCTTCGTCCAACTCGGTTACGTCGTGGTATTTGA